The genomic window AGGCAGCGGACTGACGGATGCCGCGGCGCCAGACCTCGCGAATGTTCAGCGTGTCGCCGATCGTCGTCGTCGGGTCCCCGTCGACCAGCAACAGATCGGCGCGCTGACCCACCGCGATGGATCCCCGATCGGTGAGGCCGAACCGACGAGCGGTCACTGCCGTGGCAGCGCTCAGCGCCCTGGTCGGCGTCACGCCCGCATCGACGAAGTACTGCAGCTCCTGGTGCACGCTGGCGCCGTGCGCGAGACCGCCGAGGAAGGGCAGCGGCTGGGAGACATCGGTGCCGACGAGGAGGTCGACGCCGGCTGCCTCGAGGGCGCGCACGGTGGCCAGAACGTCATCGAGGCGACCCTGCGGATAGTGGTTGAAGCTGCTGCGCAGCGTCGAGTCCCATTCCGGTGAGAGCTTCGAAGCGACGCGTGGGTCGTCAGCGAGCCCAGATCCGGTGATGCCCATCATCGAGGCGTCGAGCACCACGCAGGCTACGACGAAGGCACCGGACTGCGCGATGGCGTCGATGATCTGGGACGTGTGCGGTCGGTCCATGAAGAGGTGGGCCAGGCCGTCGATGCCGGCGTCGATGCTCATCTGCGTGGCTTCGATGGTGAGCGCGTGCGCCACCGTCAGCATGCCGAGGCGCTGGGCTTCGGCGACACCCGCGTTCAGCGTCTCCTGGTCGAGCATGGGGAGGCCCGGGTGTCCCTCGACGGACCCATCGTCGACCATGAACTTGATGTAGTCCGAGCCGGCGTCAGCCAGCTGGCCGACCACGTCGACCGCTTCCTGCGGGGTGGTGACCTTGGCGCGCACGATCGGGTCGACACGCTCGGGGCCCGCGGGGCGGCCGCCGGGACCGCCGCGCTGGGGGTGGAAGTCCTTGGGGAACAGTTCCTCGGGGTGCCCTCCGGGAGGGGTGAGTCCGAATCCTGCGGAACGCACATCGGCGAGGTTGTCGTCCTGCGTGATGTGGTCACGGTCGCGAGCGGTGTTCGCCCCCTGCATCTCGAGCTCCGTCGTCACACCGAACTGCAACGCCATTCGCAGGCCCGCGGTATCGGTGTGCACGTGCGCGTCGATGAGACCGGGAAGCAGCGTCGCGCCGGGAGACTCGATGAGCAGCGCGTCCGCGGGAGCCTGATCACCGATGGACTCGATCACCCCGTCCGAGATCACCACGGTCTTGGGCCCGAGGTTCTTGGTGCCGTCGAAGACCCTCCCGGCCACAATTGCTGTGCGCATACGACTTTCCGTTCCATGCGGGAGCGCCACCAGTTGGACGCCCATTTACGTGTAAAATAACACATATGTGCACAATGCACGCATTTGAGGAGCCGTTATGAGTGATCGCGACGAGCCCCCATGGACCTCCCGAGCGACGACGATCTGCTGGAGAACATCGGGACAGCGTTCTCGAGACTGCGGCGCCGCGCGAGCAGCGTGCCTCTCGACATGCAGGTCGCGCGGCCCGACGTGCGCCGCGATCTTCTGCTCGCGATGGTGGAAGAGGCCGACGGACTGCTGAGCGTCAACGAGCTCGCTGCCGCACTCGGGATGGAGCGCACCTCGGTCAGTCGCCTTGCGGCATCCTGCGTGAGCGAGGGCCTCGTCGAACGCGTGGCCTCCCAGACCGACGGGCGCAGCATCACGCTCCGCCTGACATCGCAAGGACGCGAGGTGCTTGCCCGCGCGAGACACCAGCAACGCCGAGCCTTCGAATACATCACCCGCCAGTGGGACGACGACGAGCGGCTCGAGTTCGCCAGGCTTCTGCATAAGTACGTGTCCAGCGCGAGCCGCGAAGCATCCGAATAAGCCCTCGCTGCTCGCGAACGACCAGCCTCCCCGACCGACACCCGACGCGCGCGGGGCTGCTCCGAAGCTGAAGCGCGGTCGCTCAGCGCAGAAGCGGGGTCAGCAGTTCGGTGATCGCCAGCTCGGTCTGCGCCGAGGACAGGTCGCCGTCGAATCGCAGGATGCGCCAGGTGGTCGCATCGCAGATTGACACGATTTGCGCGAGCCGCCGCTGTCGAGACGCATCGTCGGGCTGCGGCGGAAGGTGCTCCGAGAAGGCGCGGCGGCACCAATCGAGGTGATACGCCCTCCCGCGCACGACGATCTCCGGCAGCCCCGGCACGAGTGAGGCCTCGGAGTAGGTCTTCAGGATCAGCAGTCCGTATTCGTCGTAGTGCTCCACCAGCGCTCGAATCGTCTCTGCGGAACTCGACCGCAGCGCCGCCTCGCGCTTCGCCGCGATGCGTCCCAGTTCCCGTTCGACGGTTGTCGTCATCAGCACCGGCTTGCTGCCGAAACGGCGGATCACCGTCTGCGAGGTCACGCCGGCGTCCGCGGCGACATCGTCGAGCCTGATCCGCTCGTACGGAGTGGTGCGCAGCCGATCCAGCATGCAGTCGATGATCCGCTGACCTGTCAGCTCAGCGGCGTCTGCTCGGGCCGACATCCGGTACTTGCGCTCTTTCATGTTAGTCATGCTAACGTGAAATTATGGAAACCTTCACCGAACGCGCCGCCCGGGTCGACACCCGCCTCGGTTCACTCGCCGTGCGTCGCGTCGGCGCGGGCGACATGACCGTGCTGTGGTCATCGATGTTCGTCGACAGCCACACCTGGGACACCGTCCTGCCGCTGTTGCTGGCCGGCGCACCAGAGCGCGAGCTCGTGCTCATCGACCCGCCGGGATTGGGTCTCAGCGATCCGCTTTCGCGGCGCAGCAGCATCGCCGAAGCAGCGGATGCTGCGCGAGACGCCCTGGCGCAGCTCGGCGCCACCGCCCCTGTGGACTGGGTGGGCAACGCGTTCGGCGGGCACGTCGGCTACCAGCTGGCGACCGACCCCTCCACCATCCGGAGTTTCGTTGCGATCAGCGCGCCCACCGAGCCGGTACCCGCTCACCTCCGGCGCCAGATCGCCTTGCTGCATCCGATCCTGCGCCTCATGGGAGCGGTCCGACCGGTCCGCGAGGCAGTGATCTCGGCGATGCTGACGGATGCCTCGGCCGCGACTCCCGGCATCCGTGACGTGGTCGTCGACAGCCTCAACCGACCCACGCGGGCAAGCATGAGCCATGCGCTGCGCTCGTTCATCATCGATCGAACCGACGTGACCGATCGCCTCCCGGGCATCGGCGTGCCCAGCCTGTTCATCGCATCCGATGACCGGGGAGACTGGAGCCCGGAGGATGCTCGACGCGCGGCGGCTTCCTCGCCGCACGCCACATCGGTCACGATCGCCGGGGCCCGCACACTCATTCCCCTCGAGCAGCCGCTCGCAGTCGCGCAGGCGATCCTCGCATTCTGGGCAGCCAACGAGGATGAGGGGCCCAGGCTCTCCGACATCGCGGAGTGAGGCGGCGTGCCGTCAGGAACCGCGTCGGTCCTCATCCTGCTCTCGCGGCTTGACCCATCGAGGAGATACTTCACCCGCGAGATGGACGGCTCAAGAAAACCCGTACAGTCGCCGCGCTCGGTCAGGCGGTCGGTGTGATGTCACCCAGCTTCCAGGTGCGGTCGAAGTAGGGCTCGAGGGGGCCGTAGAGCCGGAAGTAGCTGAACCAGTGTTTGCCGGGGATGGTCTGTACCCAGTTGGTCTCCCCGGACGCGGGAGCGGTCGGGCCGAAGTGGAGATCGACGGAGCCGTCCGCGTTGGCGACGAGTTCAGGGTCGCGGGATCCGCGGTCGCCGCGTTGCTGGTCGTTGTCGATGAGGCAGCGCGTGGCGACGTCGTAGACGGTCGCGGACCAGAAGAGCTTGGCCGGGACGTGGGCGGGAATGTGGAGGGTGTACTGGCGGGCTCCGTCCAGCCAGTCGCCGTTGCCGTCGGTGTAGGAACCCAAGTAGGCCTGCCCGACGCCGGGAGTGGTGCTCTTCATGGCCACGGAGAAGCTGACCGCTTCGTAGAACCACGACGCTCGTTCGAGCAGTTCGTCGTAGCCGTTACCGCGCTGAGCCGAGTTGTCCAGCACGATGGCCTGTTCCCAGGCGCGGTCGGCCCAGTACGGTCCTTGGTCGAATCGCTTCGCGAAGGTGTTGGCCTGAGCCATCAGCTCTCCCGCGGCCGCGCCTTGTTCGAGGATCCGGGTGAGCCGGTCGTCCGGCTCGAATGGCTTCCCCTTCTCGATACCGAGCTGCTTGAGCATCGCCAGGTAGAACCGATCGCGTTCCTCGATGACTTCGCTCTGGTAGATCTGGTGCAGACGCCGCCAGTACTCCAGGCCGCGAGGTTGATCTCCGCTCCATGCCTTCCCGTCCGGGGATACGATGCGGGTCGGTGCGGGGTCTGCCCGCCGTTCGTACGGGTAGATGCGCACGGCGTGGACGAGCTCATCCGATCGCGCGGGATCGGGATCCAGTGTGCGGAACCCGAACATGATGTTCACCCCGGAGGACGCCAGCACCCGGTATTCCTCGGTGAGATCGGCGGGCGCGTCGACGCCGGGCGCGAGCACGATGTACTTGCCGCCCTCACCGCGATCCGGGCCCATTTCTCCCATCGCACCGACCTCGCGCTGCCAGAAGTCCGACACCCCTCCCGCAGTCGGACCTGGCGGCAGCTCGATGACGAGCGGGCCGGTCTCCGACAGGTCGAAGAAGTTGAGGATGTACGGAGTCGTGGCGTTCGCGGTGATCAGACCCAGCCGGTCCTGGTAGGAGAGGTACCGCACGAGGTCGCTGCTCGTTGCACCGAACACGTTGTAGTGCTGCGTCTTCCACTGTGCGTAGGAGACGATCGGGAGCGCCCACAGGTATGCCTGACACGCGAACTGATAGTCGAGCTCATCGAAGATCACCGGGATCGCCGGGCGCGCCGGCAGATCCCCGTCCATCAAAAGACCGCCAAGCCCACCGGGCAACTCGTTCACCACGCCTGAGTCCTCTCCGTAGCCGTCGCTGCCGATCATTGCAGTGCCGCGACGCAACCCACACTTCCATGTCACACGTCAGCGGGCGATCAACGACGCCGATGTCGTGCAGTGCGCACTGGGTCGACAGCTTCGACCCCTCAGACGCCACGGTGGCCGTCTGACAACTATCCGAAGTCGCCTGGGGCCATATCCGTGAAGCGCGAGAAGTGGCCCTGGAAGGCGACGGTGATCGTGTCGGTCGGGCCGTTGCGGTGCTTGGCGACGATGAGGTCGGCCTCGCCGGCGCGCGGGGAGTCCTTCTCGTACGCCGCTTCGCGGTGCAGGAGCACGACCATGTCGGCGTCCTGCTCGATCGAGCCCGACTCGCGGAGGTCGGACAGGGCGGGCT from Microbacterium sp. ProA8 includes these protein-coding regions:
- a CDS encoding amidohydrolase family protein, producing the protein MGVQLVALPHGTESRMRTAIVAGRVFDGTKNLGPKTVVISDGVIESIGDQAPADALLIESPGATLLPGLIDAHVHTDTAGLRMALQFGVTTELEMQGANTARDRDHITQDDNLADVRSAGFGLTPPGGHPEELFPKDFHPQRGGPGGRPAGPERVDPIVRAKVTTPQEAVDVVGQLADAGSDYIKFMVDDGSVEGHPGLPMLDQETLNAGVAEAQRLGMLTVAHALTIEATQMSIDAGIDGLAHLFMDRPHTSQIIDAIAQSGAFVVACVVLDASMMGITGSGLADDPRVASKLSPEWDSTLRSSFNHYPQGRLDDVLATVRALEAAGVDLLVGTDVSQPLPFLGGLAHGASVHQELQYFVDAGVTPTRALSAATAVTARRFGLTDRGSIAVGQRADLLLVDGDPTTTIGDTLNIREVWRRGIRQSAA
- a CDS encoding MarR family transcriptional regulator — encoded protein: MDLPSDDDLLENIGTAFSRLRRRASSVPLDMQVARPDVRRDLLLAMVEEADGLLSVNELAAALGMERTSVSRLAASCVSEGLVERVASQTDGRSITLRLTSQGREVLARARHQQRRAFEYITRQWDDDERLEFARLLHKYVSSASREASE
- a CDS encoding TetR/AcrR family transcriptional regulator; translated protein: MKERKYRMSARADAAELTGQRIIDCMLDRLRTTPYERIRLDDVAADAGVTSQTVIRRFGSKPVLMTTTVERELGRIAAKREAALRSSSAETIRALVEHYDEYGLLILKTYSEASLVPGLPEIVVRGRAYHLDWCRRAFSEHLPPQPDDASRQRRLAQIVSICDATTWRILRFDGDLSSAQTELAITELLTPLLR
- a CDS encoding alpha/beta hydrolase; the encoded protein is METFTERAARVDTRLGSLAVRRVGAGDMTVLWSSMFVDSHTWDTVLPLLLAGAPERELVLIDPPGLGLSDPLSRRSSIAEAADAARDALAQLGATAPVDWVGNAFGGHVGYQLATDPSTIRSFVAISAPTEPVPAHLRRQIALLHPILRLMGAVRPVREAVISAMLTDASAATPGIRDVVVDSLNRPTRASMSHALRSFIIDRTDVTDRLPGIGVPSLFIASDDRGDWSPEDARRAAASSPHATSVTIAGARTLIPLEQPLAVAQAILAFWAANEDEGPRLSDIAE
- a CDS encoding DUF1254 domain-containing protein, producing MVNELPGGLGGLLMDGDLPARPAIPVIFDELDYQFACQAYLWALPIVSYAQWKTQHYNVFGATSSDLVRYLSYQDRLGLITANATTPYILNFFDLSETGPLVIELPPGPTAGGVSDFWQREVGAMGEMGPDRGEGGKYIVLAPGVDAPADLTEEYRVLASSGVNIMFGFRTLDPDPARSDELVHAVRIYPYERRADPAPTRIVSPDGKAWSGDQPRGLEYWRRLHQIYQSEVIEERDRFYLAMLKQLGIEKGKPFEPDDRLTRILEQGAAAGELMAQANTFAKRFDQGPYWADRAWEQAIVLDNSAQRGNGYDELLERASWFYEAVSFSVAMKSTTPGVGQAYLGSYTDGNGDWLDGARQYTLHIPAHVPAKLFWSATVYDVATRCLIDNDQQRGDRGSRDPELVANADGSVDLHFGPTAPASGETNWVQTIPGKHWFSYFRLYGPLEPYFDRTWKLGDITPTA